tgcagtataaGGCTAAATATATTATTGAAACCGAAATCAAAAACCGCGATTACTTTTTTGTAATCAAACcgaaaccgaaccgacctcaaaaagcactaatcgctcagcaatcCCAATcggagaagagaaggagacaaACAGAGGAAGCATTCGGAGTGAGTCAGTTGCTCTTGAggcattttttaaatttattttagtTTGTTCGTTCACAGCTTCATCTTTTGGTGTGTTTTTACAACAGCTCATTAccaaaggagagaggggaagaaaggaaAGGAGCAATGCCAGAAAGTTGaaatagagacagaaacaaaGGACAGATAAAGATAAAGAGTGGGGGAAGAGGGACAGAGTAAAAGGAGGGTGAAGTAAAATGACTTTCTCTCATTTTGAAATATCTACATTATTATTTTAACTTGAGGTTATTGGCCTTCCAGGCGGTCTGATAACTATACATAAACAGAAACACATACGTTTTGTATAAAAAGGAAAAAATAAATAGGTTGTGGGTGGGAGTGGTGGAGAGTGGTAAGTTAGCGGGGTGGGGGGCGGGAGCCACGACCCCATTCCTCcagtgcagtagtagtagtgcgcTTGAGTGGGAGAGAGCTGGGTGTCAGTGAGGGCAGGTGGAGGGATGAGGTGGGGGAGGCTGCAGACTTGGAGAGGGGGAATATCGGGGCCGGGTGGTGGAGCGCTAGTCGGTTTAGGGATGTGTCTATTACTCGTGCACCAGGGCAACGAACTCTGAAAGAGAACAAGGAGAGACAAGAGGTTAGAGCACTCTGTGGAGTCTGTGGAAAATCGGATGACGCTATGATGACACAGGTGAGTATATGTGTCCGTCGGTCAGAGAAATAGTTTACTTACCGTCGATGCCGATCATGCCGTCTCCGTCCTTGTCGGCTTCGTTTAAGAACGCTTTGGTTTCTTTGTCGGTCAGGTCCCTGCCGTCTGAGGCAAATCCCTTCAGTACGAACCTATGGACAACAGGAGGATGGCAGAGAGACTTGAATAGAGACAGTACAAAAACTAGGAATGCTCTGGTGCCTAAACAGTTAAACGTGAGTGTTTGTTTGTGGATATGGGATGTGGACGCATGTCCACGTGGTCACTGGATAGTCACCACGCACTGTATGTTATTTAATAAATGAAGGAGTGTGTAGTTAGTCaaagtgtcggtgtgtgtgtctctctgtctgtgtctttctggttgtgtgtgtctcttacttgagctcctcctcctctatgaATCCGCTGGCATCAGCGTCCAGCACCAGGAAGGCTTTCTTCACATCCTCAGCTGACTTGGCCTTCAGACCCACCATCTCAAAGAACTTCTTATGGTCAAACGAGTCAGCCGCTGCACG
Above is a window of Salmo salar chromosome ssa03, Ssal_v3.1, whole genome shotgun sequence DNA encoding:
- the prva gene encoding parvalbumin alpha, coding for MAMNSILNAADIKKALDAFAAADSFDHKKFFEMVGLKAKSAEDVKKAFLVLDADASGFIEEEELKFVLKGFASDGRDLTDKETKAFLNEADKDGDGMIGIDEFVALVHE